A genomic stretch from Nocardia wallacei includes:
- a CDS encoding alpha/beta hydrolase, with the protein MNDAIGAGRMPRRIGLVYRLQKEPDWLTMTAEELVTFRDAANRKAGSRLFRVVTGLPERGVTIRWEDVTLPDRVLPVRVYRPRRGGPGALPLVLHVHGGGFVGTAAQCDWANSHFAARLPAVVVSVEHRLLAPGIPLTAVVDDGWDVLRHLVRNAADHGIDPARVALAGESTGGLVSALVAVRAKAAALPVRAQVLVNPAADVTETMLDYPSFEKHGDCPTLTVDKMRLFHRLAVPPGADARAVSPLYADDLGALPPALVVVPTLDPIADQGRRYAERLLESGTPARLAEYPGAPHAFLALPGLVPQAKPARAEILAFLREHLTGARPAATVPGTASHHGDRSSTTP; encoded by the coding sequence ATGAACGACGCGATCGGCGCGGGGCGGATGCCACGACGCATCGGGCTGGTGTATCGCCTGCAGAAGGAGCCGGACTGGCTGACCATGACGGCCGAGGAATTGGTCACCTTCCGGGACGCGGCGAACCGCAAGGCGGGATCGCGGCTGTTCCGGGTGGTCACCGGATTACCCGAGCGCGGTGTCACGATCCGGTGGGAGGACGTGACGTTGCCCGATCGCGTCCTCCCGGTGCGGGTGTACCGGCCACGGCGCGGCGGCCCGGGCGCGCTGCCGCTCGTCCTGCATGTGCACGGTGGTGGTTTCGTGGGCACGGCCGCCCAATGTGACTGGGCCAACAGCCATTTCGCCGCCCGCCTGCCCGCGGTCGTCGTATCGGTCGAACACCGCCTGCTGGCCCCGGGCATCCCGCTGACGGCGGTCGTCGACGACGGCTGGGACGTGCTGCGGCACCTCGTGCGAAACGCCGCGGACCACGGCATCGACCCGGCCCGGGTAGCGCTCGCCGGTGAGAGCACCGGCGGGCTGGTCAGCGCGCTGGTCGCGGTGCGCGCCAAGGCGGCCGCCCTGCCCGTGCGGGCCCAGGTCCTGGTCAATCCCGCCGCCGATGTGACCGAGACGATGCTGGACTATCCCTCGTTCGAAAAGCACGGGGACTGCCCGACTCTCACGGTCGACAAGATGCGCCTGTTCCACCGCTTGGCCGTCCCGCCCGGCGCCGACGCGCGCGCCGTATCCCCGCTCTACGCCGACGACCTAGGCGCCCTGCCGCCGGCGCTCGTGGTCGTACCCACCCTGGACCCGATCGCCGACCAGGGCCGCCGCTACGCCGAACGGCTGCTCGAGTCGGGCACCCCTGCCCGCCTCGCCGAATACCCCGGCGCGCCGCATGCCTTCCTCGCCCTCCCGGGCCTGGTGCCACAGGCCAAGCCCGCCCGCGCCGAAATCCTCGCCTTCCTCCGAGAACACCTCACCGGCGCCCGCCCCGCCGCGACCGTGCCCGGCACTGCCTCGCACCACGGCGACCGGAGCAGTACCACGCCGTAA
- a CDS encoding AraC family transcriptional regulator, with product MVGPSGGVSMAGFRGRASDRAELPVVPYPALTIFLDLGDASFIDASGGARQHGSAVVGLHPVGMRGSGQVIDLLQVRLSPVVAHEILGVPGDLGDTVVPLADVWGRDAARIQDRMHATASWDERFALAKSVLARRAAAGRAVDPEVAFAWQRISLSQGRIRVEGLAAEAGWSRKRLWSRFRSQIGLTPKRAARLIRFDHAAHRLAAGHTPAAVAAAGGYTDQSHLHREVMAFAHLTPAALPTAPWLAVDPVAWATPEYAPRR from the coding sequence CCGTACCCGGCCCTGACGATTTTCCTCGACCTCGGCGACGCGTCGTTCATCGACGCCTCCGGCGGCGCTCGGCAGCACGGCAGTGCCGTGGTCGGTCTGCATCCCGTCGGCATGCGCGGCAGCGGGCAAGTCATCGATCTGCTGCAGGTGCGGCTCTCGCCCGTGGTGGCGCACGAAATACTCGGCGTGCCAGGCGATCTCGGCGATACGGTGGTGCCGCTCGCGGACGTGTGGGGCCGCGACGCCGCCCGAATCCAGGACCGGATGCACGCCACCGCGTCGTGGGACGAGCGGTTCGCGCTCGCGAAGTCCGTACTCGCCCGGCGTGCCGCGGCCGGTCGCGCGGTCGACCCCGAGGTCGCCTTCGCCTGGCAGCGAATTTCCCTGAGCCAGGGGCGGATTCGAGTCGAGGGCCTGGCCGCCGAGGCGGGCTGGAGCCGCAAACGCCTGTGGTCCCGCTTCCGTTCCCAGATCGGCCTGACGCCCAAACGAGCCGCCCGGCTGATCCGCTTCGACCACGCCGCCCACCGCCTCGCCGCCGGCCACACCCCGGCCGCGGTAGCCGCCGCCGGCGGCTACACCGACCAATCCCACCTCCACCGAGAGGTCATGGCCTTCGCCCACCTGACCCCCGCGGCCCTACCCACCGCCCCCTGGCTGGCAGTGGACCCGGTCGCCTGGGCCACCCCGGAGTACGCCCCACGCCGTTGA